A window of Strix aluco isolate bStrAlu1 chromosome 2, bStrAlu1.hap1, whole genome shotgun sequence contains these coding sequences:
- the SHISA2 gene encoding protein shisa-2 homolog, protein MRGGRCWLLLAALGWLLPAGAAASGEYCHGWLDGQGGWRDGFQCPERFDGGDATICCGSCALRYCCSSAEARLDQGACDNDRRQGGGEPGRPGKDGPDGAAVPIYVPFLIVGSVFVAFIILGSLVAACCCRCLRPKQEPQQSRAPGGTRLMETIPMIPSASTSRGSSSRQSSTAASSSSSANSGARAPPTRSQTNCCLPEGTMNNVYVNMPTNFSVLNCQQATQIVPHQGQYLHPQYVGYAVQHDSMPLTPVPPFLDGLQSGYRQIQSPYPHTNSEQKMYPAVTV, encoded by the exons ATGCGGGGCGGgcggtgctggctgctgctggcggcgctgggctggctgctgccggcgggggccgcggccaGCGGCGAGTACTGCCACGGCTGGCTGGACGGGCAGGGCGGCTGGCGGGACGGCTTCCAGTGCCCCGAGCGCTTCGACGGCGGCGACGCCACCATCTGCTGCGGCAGCTGCGCCCTCCGCTACTGCTGCTCCAGCGCCGAGGCGCGCCTCGACCAGGGCGCCTGCGACAACGACCGGCGGCAGGGCGGCGGCGAGCCGGGCCGCCCCGGCAAGGACGGCCCCGACGGCGCGGCAG TGCCCATCTACGTGCCGTTCCTTATCGTTGGATCTGTATTTGTCGCCTTCATCATCTTGGGGTCACTGGTGGCAGCTTGCTGCTGCAGATGCCTGCGGCCCAAGCAGGAGCCCCAGCAGAGCCGAGCCCCCGGGGGCACCCGCCTGATGGAGACGATCCCCATGATCCCAAGTGCCAGTACCTCCCGGGGCTCCTCCTCCCGCCAGTCGAGCACCGCCGCCAGCTCCAGCTCCAGTGCCAACTCGGGGGCCAGAGCCCCGCCGACCAGGTCCCAGACCAACTGCTGCTTGCCAGAAGGGACCATGAATAACGTCTACGTCAACATGCCGACGAACTTCTCGGTGCTGAACTGCCAGCAGGCCACCCAGATCGTGCCGCACCAGGGCCAGTACCTGCACCCCCAGTACGTGGGCTACGCTGTGCAGCACGACTCGATGCCGCTGACCCCAGTGCCCCCCTTCCTCGACGGTTTGCAGAGCGGCTACAGGCAGATCCAGTCTCCCTACCCCCACACCAACAGTGAACAGAAGATGTACCCAGCTGTGACTGTGTAG